One part of the Aspergillus luchuensis IFO 4308 DNA, chromosome 5, nearly complete sequence genome encodes these proteins:
- a CDS encoding porin (BUSCO:EOG09263OXI;~COG:P;~EggNog:ENOG410PVZE;~InterPro:IPR023614,IPR001925,IPR027246;~PFAM:PF01459;~go_component: GO:0005741 - mitochondrial outer membrane [Evidence IEA];~go_function: GO:0008308 - voltage-gated anion channel activity [Evidence IEA];~go_process: GO:0055085 - transmembrane transport [Evidence IEA];~go_process: GO:0098656 - anion transmembrane transport [Evidence IEA]), whose amino-acid sequence MSAPAAFSDIAKAANDLLNKDFYHNSAANLEVKSKAPNGVTFNVKGKSAHEGPIAGSLEAKYVDQPTGLTLTQAWTTANALDTKLELDNNIAKGLKAEILTQYLPAKQSKGAKLNLYFKQPNLHARAFFDLLNGPSANFDAVLGHEGFLVGAEGGYDVQKAAITKYSAAVGYSVPQYSAAITAGNNLTVFSASYYHRVNAQVEAGAKATWDSKTGNSVGLEVASKYRLDPSSFAKAKINDRGVAALAYNVLLRPGVTLGLGASFDTQNLNQAAHKVGASFTFEA is encoded by the exons AtgtctgctcctgctgctttcTCCGACATCGCCAAGGCGGCCAACGAT CTCCTGAACAAGGACTTCTACCACAACAGCGCCG CCAACCTCGAGGTTAAGTCCAAGGCTCCCAATGGCGTCACCTTCAACGTGAAGGGCAAGTCTGCCCACGAGGGTCCCATTGCTGGCTCC CTCGAGGCCAAGTACGTTGACCAGCCCACTG GCCTTACCCTCACCCAGGCTTGGACCACTGCCAACGCCCTCGACACCAAGCTCGAGCTCGACAACAACATCGCCAAGGGTCTCAAGGCTGAGATCCTGACCCAGTACCTCCCTGCCAAGCAGTCCAAGGGTGCTAAGCTCAACCTCTACTTCAAGCAGCCCAACCTGCACGCCCGTgccttcttcgacctcctcAACGGCCCCTCCGCCAACTTCGACGCTGTTCTCGGCCACGAGGGCTTCCTCGTCGGTGCTGAGGGTGGCTACGACGTCCAGAAGGCCGCCATCACCAAGTACTCCGCTGCCGTTGGCTACAGCGTTCCCCAGTACTCCGCTGCCATCACCGCTGGCAACAACCTGAccgtcttctccgccagcTACTACCACCGCGTCAACGCTCAGGTTGAGGCTGGTGCTAAGGCTACCTGGGACTCCAAGACCGGCAACTCCGTCGGCCTTGAGGTTGCCAGCAAGTACCGCCTTgacccctcttccttcgccAAG GCCAAGATCAACGACCGTGGTGTTGCCGCTCTGGCCTACAACGTTCTCCTCCGCCCTGGTGTTACCCTCGGCCTTGGTGCTTCCTTCGATACCCAGAACCTGAACCAGGCTGCCCACAAGGTTGGCGCCAGCTTCACCTTCGAGGCTTAG
- a CDS encoding acyl--CoA ligase (COG:I;~EggNog:ENOG410PIHV;~InterPro:IPR000873,IPR020845,IPR042099,IPR025110;~PFAM:PF00501,PF13193), with translation MATLARSFSSDSADLAVLVPNKPTPLSISYQQLHNHIADFQAKLARLGVTHGAAVSLALINSYEFIVAFLAASWQRAIAAPLNPAYKQEEFEFYIDDLSSTLLLIPKGSYIKDGPAVRAGRKYQAAIAECYWNGSEIVLDVKEHGKLAGNGGTDIQESQPDDIALVLHTSGTTGRPKAVPLTHKNLTTTMRNIQATYNLTPADRTYLVMPLFHVHGLLAAFLAPLYSGGSVIVPPRFSATDFWTDFTTHKANWYTAVPTIHQILLKTPLPNPVPQIRFIRSCSSPLSPKTFQDLEKAFNAPVLEAYAMTEAAHQMTSNPLPPGKRQPGSVGLGQGVEVRILDNNGNEVPQGQEAEICVRGDNVTKGYLNNPSANASSFTADGFFRTGDQGKKDADGYVIITGRIKELINKGGEKISPIELDNTLLHHPKVAEAVCFAIPDEGHYGEDIGAAVVLKSRDAATEEELKAWVESKLAKFKTPKKVWLVPQIPKTATGKIQRRKVAEAMLKVKAKL, from the exons ATGGCGACCTTGGCCCGGTCATTTTCCTCCGATAGTGCTGACCTTGCTGTCCTAGTCCCCAATAAACCCACTCCGCTGTCGATCTCCTATCAGCAGCTACACAACCATATCGCCGATTTCCAGGCTAAGCTAGCTCGACTGGGTGTCACTCATGGCGCTGCGGTCTCACTGGCTCTGATTAACTCCTATGAGTTCATAGTCGCCTTTCTTGCCGCATCCTGGCAACGTGCCATCGCCGCGCCCTTGAACCCGGCCTATAAGCAAGAGGAATTCGAATTCTACATCGACGATCTGAGCTCCACACTGCTTTTAATTCCAAAGGGATCATACATAAAGGATGGACCGGCCGTTCGCGCGGGCCGAAAGTACCAGGCCGCTATTGCGGAGTGCTACTGGAACGGTTCCGAAATTGTTCTAGATGTCAAGGAACATGGAAAGTTGGCTGGCAATGGAGGCACAGATATCCAGGAATCTCAGCCTGATGACATTGCCCTCGTTCTACATACCAGTGGGACGACTGGCAGGCCCAAAGCT GTCCCACTCACTCACAAGAACTTGACAACCACAATGA GGAACATCCAAGCAACATACAACCTCACCCCAGCAGACCGAACATACCTCGTGATGCCACTATTCCACGTCCATGGTCTCCTCGCAGCATTCCTAGCCCCTCTATACTCCGGAGGCTCCGTAATAGTCCCTCCCAGATTCTCCGCCACAGACTTCTGGACGGACTTCACCACCCACAAAGCAAACTGGTACACAGCAGTACCAACCATccaccaaatcctcctcaaaACACCGCTCCCCAACCCAGTCCCTCAAATCCGCTTCATCCGCTCATGCTcctcacccctctcccctaAAACCTTCCAAGACCTAGAAAAGGCCTTCAACGCCCCCGTCCTCGAAGCCTACGCCATGACCGAAGCCGCCCACCAAATGACCagcaaccccctccccccaggTAAACGCCAGCCCGGCAGCGTAGGCCTAGGCCAAGGCGTGGAAGTACGAATCCTCGACAACAACGGCAACGAAGTGcctcaaggccaagaagcagagATCTGCGTCCGAGGCGACAACGTAACAAAGGGCTACCTGAACAACCCCTCCGCCAACGCATCCTCTTTCACTGCGGACGGATTTTTCCGTACAGGCGACCAGGGCAAGAAAGACGCCGATGGCTACGTTATTATCACGGGCCGTATCAAGGAACTTATCAATAAAGGAGGTGAGAAGATCAGTCCAATTGAATTGGATAACACGCTCCTGCATCATCCGAAGGTCGCGGAGGCCGTGTGCTTCGCTATTCCGGATGAGGGTCACTATGGGGAGGATATCGGTGCTGCGGTGGTGCTTAAGAGTCGGGATGCTGCGACtgaggaggagttgaaggcgTGGGTGGAGTCGAAGTTGGCGAAGTTTAAGACGCCTAAGAAG GTGTGGCTTGTTCCGCAGATCCCCAAGACGGCGACGGGTAAGATTCAACGACGGAAAGTGGCAGAGGCGATGCTCAAGGTCAAGGCGAAGctgtaa
- the ASN1 gene encoding asparagine synthetase (COG:E;~EggNog:ENOG410PH2V;~InterPro:IPR001962,IPR029055,IPR014729,IPR017932;~MEROPS:MER0034539;~go_function: GO:0004066 - asparagine synthase (glutamine-hydrolyzing) activity [Evidence IEA];~go_process: GO:0006529 - asparagine biosynthetic process [Evidence IEA]) produces MEHGLDAPKHLDGMFSWVLYDKNQDRVVAARDPIGITSFYIGWSSETPGAVYFASELKSLHPVCDKIQAFPPGHIFDSKTGSFTRYFEPTWWDPTNVPSAPVDYKVIRASLEKSVRKRLMAEVPYGVLLSGGLDSSLVASIAQRETLRMQEAAKAAQAQGAELNELVGIDDSNDLSTVTTFQQLHSFSIGLPGAPDTEAALKVAKFLGTKHHAFTFTVEDGLNALSDVIYHLETYDVTTIRASTPMYLLSRKIKAMGVKMVLSGEGSDEIFGGYLYFHAAPDREEFHKETVRRVKNLHLADCLRANKSTSAWGLEARVPFLDKEFLETCMGVEPSEKMITKERIEKYILRKAFDTTDEPDVKPYLPDNILWRQKEQFSDGVGYSWIDALKDQAEVHVTDEMMKNPKPEWGSDIPDTKEAYV; encoded by the coding sequence ATGGAACACGGCCTTGACGCCCCCAAGCACCTGGATGGCATGTTTTCCTGGGTTCTCTACGACAAGAACCAGGACAGGGTTGTCGCCGCTCGTGATCCCATCGGTATCACCAGCTTTTACATTGGCTGGTCCTCTGAGACCCCTGGAGCCGTTTACTTCGCTTCCGAGCTGAAGTCTCTCCACCCGGTTTGCGACAAGATCCAGGCTTTCCCTCCCGGCCACATCTTCGACTCCAAGACCGGCTCTTTCACTCGCTACTTCGAGCCGACCTGGTGGGACCCCACCAACGTTCCCTCCGCCCCTGTTGACTACAAGGTCATCCGCGCTTCTCTCGAGAAGTCGGTTCGCAAGCGTCTGATGGCTGAGGTTCCTTATGGTGTCTTGCTCTCCGGTGGTCTCGACTCCAGCTTGGTCGCCTCCATCGCTCAGCGGGAGACCCTGCGTATGCAGGAGGCCGCCAAGGCTGCCCAGGCCCAGGGTGCTGAGCTGAACGAGTTGGTCGGCATTGACGACTCCAACGATCTGtccaccgtcaccaccttccagcagctgcactCCTTCTCCATTGGTCTGCCTGGTGCCCCCGACACCGAGGCCGCCCTCAAGGTGGCTAAGTTCCTCGGAACCAAGCACCATGCTTTCACTTTCACCGTTGAGGACGGTCTCAACGCCCTCTCCGACGTCATCTACCACCTGGAAACTTACGATGTCACCACCATCCGTGCCTCCACCCCCATGTACCTGCTCAGCCGTAAGATCAAGGCTATGGGTGTCAAGATGGTTCTCAGTGGTGAGGGTAGTGACGAGATTTTCGGTGGATACCTTTACTTCCACGCTGCTCCCGACCGTGAGGAGTTCCACAAGGAGACTGTCCGCCGTGTCAAGAACCTGCACTTGGCGGATTGCCTGAGAGCCAACAAGTCCACCTCTGCCTGGGGTCTGGAAGCCCGTGTTCCCTTCCTGGACAAGGAATTCCTTGAGACCTGCATGGGTGTTGAACCTTCCGAGAAGATGATCACCAAGGAGCGTATCGAGAAGTACATCCTGCGCAAGGCCTTCGACACCACCGACGAGCCCGACGTCAAGCCCTACCTGCCCGACAACATTCTCTGGCGCCAGAAGGAGCAGTTCAGTGACGGTGTCGGCTACAGCTGGATCGATGCCCTCAAGGACCAGGCTGAGGTGCACGTCACCGacgagatgatgaagaacccCAAGCCCGAGTGGGGTAGCGACATTCCCGACACCAAGGAAGCGTATGTTTAG
- the UBC9 gene encoding E2 SUMO-conjugating protein UBC9 (COG:O;~EggNog:ENOG410PK5S;~InterPro:IPR027230,IPR016135,IPR023313,IPR000608;~PFAM:PF00179;~go_function: GO:0019789 - SUMO transferase activity [Evidence IEA]), translating to MSLCQNRLTEERKQWRRDHPFGFYAKPHRTPQGTLDLKRWECGIPGKAQTLWEGGLFKLDVTFPDEYPTKPPKCKFVPPLFHPNVYPSGTVCLSILNEEEAWKPAITIKQILLGIQDLLDDPNPESPAQAEAYNLFKKDRPAYEKRVKQVVRENPAL from the exons ATGTCGCTTTGCCAGAACCGTCTCACGGAGGAGAG AAAGCAGTGGCGTCGAGACCACCCTTTTGGCTTCTACGCAAAGCCGCATCGGACTCCTCAAGGAACACTTGACCTCAAACGATGGGAGTGCGGTATCCCCGGCAAGGCGCAAACACTCTGGGAAGGTGGACTTTTCAAGCTTGACGTTACCTTTCCTGATG AATACCCCACTAAGCCGCCGAAGT GCAAATTCGTGCCTCCGCTTTTCCACCCTAACGTCTATCCCTCTGGCACCGTGTGTCTCTCGATCTTgaacgaggaggaggcgtgGAAGCCCGCAATCACAATCAAGCAGATTCTCCTGGGTATTCAGGACCTGCTAGACGACCCCAACCCGGAGTCACCAGCCCAGGCTGAGGCATACAACCTGTTTAAGAAAGACCGCCCAGCGTACGAGAAGCGAGTTAAACAGGTCGTGAGGGAGAACCCGGCCCTTTAA
- a CDS encoding putative G-patch DNA repair protein (Drt111) (COG:L;~EggNog:ENOG410PJ6D;~InterPro:IPR000467,IPR000504,IPR012677,IPR040052, IPR035979;~PFAM:PF01585,PF00076;~go_function: GO:0003676 - nucleic acid binding [Evidence IEA];~go_process: GO:0043484 - regulation of RNA splicing [Evidence IEA]) produces the protein MASDSTPAKPGGTLSLYANLLDPSADNSPGTIARAPVVFKQSSTTENNDSQSDESAAKKQQLSAASLRFQPTKRPQLAAQKPKPKPTLPKAAAAPAAPAAAPVKTTLADWAATEDDDVNGFYAGPKRQRGGRKKRKKNREAQEFVQNWDDIYDPSRPNNYEEYKHSDEQIAEVREWKDRLYAHRMARSPSRDSLSDDEYARPMNRKFAPPSSFAPPPNLNDMPPRPPIESPPERTSETPGDISMSDAPPPPPPTDEPPAQVPDDPTGEDAYLRRLQLSMGNQPAAAPAVPPPPRPLESLQPASATISRAPVRYTLPPPPEDIPASEAELEEFFAKEQPVEDEPEDESQRSLRPGQKGFAERLMAKYGWTKGSGLGATGTGIVKPLQVKVEKQKKRPDSEGGGFATPAGRGKIIGGARKNEEEGKFGPMSEVIILKGMLDGMDLDAELAGDSEGGGLMQEIGEECSEKYGRVERVFIPRDSAPPVPVFVKFTNQLSALRAVNALEGRIFSGNAITARFYDVHTFEQGIYDS, from the exons ATGGCTTCTGATTCCACCCCCGCGAAGCCAGGGGGCACCTTGTCACTCTACGCCAATCTTCTAGATCCATCTGCCGATAACTCGCCCGGAACGATCGCTCGCGCCCCGGTCGTCTTTAAGCAGAGTAGCACTACCGAGAATAATGACTCTCAGTCCGATGAATCCGCTGCCAAAAAGCAGCAGCTCAGTGCTG CTTCTCTCAGATTTCAGCCTACCAAGAGGCCCCAGCTAGCAGCCCAGAAACCGAAACCGAAACCGACGTTACcaaaggctgctgctgcacccGCGGCCCCGGCAGCAGCCCCCGTGAAGACTACTCTCGCAGATTGGGCAGCCactgaggatgacgatgtcaATGGATTCTATGCCGGTCCGAAGAGGCAACGAGGTGGGcgcaagaagcgcaagaagaaccgCGAGGCGCAGGAGTTTGTGCAGAACTGGGACGACATTTATGACCCGTCGCGACCAAACAACTACGAAGAGTACAAGCACAGTGACGAACAAATAGCCGAGGTGAGGGAGTGGAAAGACCGTCTTTACGCACACCGCATGGCCAGATCGCCCAGCAGGGACTCACTAAGTGACGATGAATATGCACGACCCATGAACC GTAAATTTGCTCCTCCGAGCAGCTTCGCGCCGCCTCCCAATCTCAACGATATGCCGCCCAGGCCACCCATCGAATCTCCTCCAGAACGAACAAGCGAAACCCCAGGAGATATCTCCATGTCGGAtgctcctccaccgccaccCCCGACCGATGAGCCGCCCGCGCAAGTTCCGGATGACCCTACAGGCGAAGATGCCTACTTACGGCGCCTTCAGTTGTCAATGGGCAACCAGCCTGCAGCAGCTCCGGCTgtcccaccaccgcccaggCCCTTAGAATCCTTACAACCAGCTTCCGCAACTATATCCCGAGCACCTGTTCGCTACacgcttcctcctccacccgagGACATACCTGCGTCGGAGGCGGAATTGGAAGAATTCTTCGCAAAGGAGCAGCCAGTGGAAGATGAACCGGAGGATGAGAGCCAGCGTTCGCTGCGGCCAGGACAGAAGGGATTTGCTGAACGTCTCATGGCCAAGTATGGCTGGACTAAGGGCTCTGGTCTGGGTGCTACGGGCACCGGCATTGTCAAGCCATTGCAAGTCAAggttgagaagcagaagaagcgacCGGACTCCGAAGGTGGAGGCTTCGCGACGCCCGCTGGTCGGGGCAAGATCATTGGTGGCGCaaggaagaatgaagaggaggggaagttcGGTCCAATGAGTGAAGTCATTATCTTAAAGGGTATGCTTGACGGAATGGACTTGGATGCTGAGTTAGCTGGGGATAGCGAGGGTGGTGGTCTCATGCAAGAGATTGGTGAAGAGTGTTCTGAAAAG TACGGTCGTGTTGAACGTGTCTTCATACCTCGAGACTCGGCACCTCCAGTGCCAGTTTTTGTCAAGTTCACCAATCAGCTATCGGCTCTACGT GCCGTCAACGCTCTTGAGGGTCGGATATTCAGTGGGAATGCTATCACTGCCCGGTTCTACGATGTACATACTTTTGAACAGGGGATATACGATAGCTAA
- a CDS encoding DnaJ domain protein (COG:O;~EggNog:ENOG410PQU2;~InterPro:IPR001623,IPR036869,IPR018253;~PFAM:PF00226;~TransMembrane:1 (o262-283i)), translating into MTFPRLRGPTATRLRQTTITSTPYTKPIHHHHHSIRTFTSSTPHYSPSAREPTYYEILDVPPTATQAEIKKKFYALSLQHHPDRNRDDPSASNRFAQISSAYNTLSNATKRSIYDRDHHIHIHASSTHSTATPGQHPMGSYSSYSANLHTKGASYAGSRPASGLSKRRGQFRGPPPSFYAHGGYGGTGRRAGGEGGGGGSAKGTAEDDPTSFIHRNTVWHFNAKGHYRTQTREDERRQERRSREMAGASHINDKYLGSPGAMAVRFIVVCGILMGAGAMTGVWNGDRAGGQTKSTKSVGRKEG; encoded by the exons atgacCTTTCCTCGTCTCCGGGGGCCCACGGCCACCCGCCTCCGACagaccaccatcaccagcacGCCCTACACCAaaccaatccaccaccatcaccactcaaTCCGAACattcacctcatccaccccccatTACTCCCCCTCCGCACGCGAACCAACCTACTACGAAATCCTCGACGTTCCGCCAACCGCCACCCAAGCCGAGATCAAAAA GAAATTCTacgccctctccctccaacaTCACCCAGACCGCAACCGTGACGACCCCAGCGCCTCCAACCGATTCGCCCAAATCTCCAGCGCCTACAACACCCTCAGCAACGCCACGAAACGCAGTATCTACGACCGcgaccaccacatccacatccatgCATCCTCGACCCACAGCACGGCAACGCCAGGCCAACACCCCATGGGCAGCTACAGCAGCTACAGCGCGAACCTGCACACGAAGGGAGCGTCGTACGCGGGGTCGCGACCCGCCAGCGGATTAAGTAAACGTCGGGGTCAGTTTCGTGGGCCGCCGCCGAGTTTCTATGCGCATGGGGGGTATGGAGGGACAGGGAGGCGggctggtggagaaggtggtggtggtggtagtgcgAAGGGGACAGCAGAGGACGATCCGACGTCATTTATTCATCGGAATACGGTGTGGCATTTTAATGCAAAGGGGCATTATAGGACGCAGACAAGAGAGGATGAGAGGAGGCAGGAGCGGAGGTCGAGGGAGATGGCTGGGGCGTCACACATTAATGATAAGTATCTTGGGAGTCCTGGGGCCATGGCTGTTAGGTTTATTGTGGTCTGTGGGATATTGATGGGGGCGGGCGCTATGACGGGGGTGTGGAACGGTGATCGGGCCGGTGGGCAGACGAAGTCTACTAAGTcggtggggaggaaggagggttGA
- a CDS encoding uncharacterized protein (COG:S;~EggNog:ENOG410PYVX), whose product MTNIPGSAAQRMATANQGILEDWANVHKTIGDTEDLENLDSLLDGQSHRLQLSAMIRGSGGQNYIGDQRRSGSAPAIRSLHPVGRGGGVIGTRGRGTRQSSLPPSNFAPRGHAAQPQKRSHRDAALDDNDFYRTAREGNALRKVEAMRGQNRRSSVRRLTSSMSRPRRPVSHMLSQPQSFLAAARSLVSARTTPAAPTPASQTSRDAGISETSQKPSEPMDTTYRSTIQETQPHSKPQLAEPSKPLPRPVVQLPAKPPPSTALQRESATKTNEPLPVLPSPAVLDTASQDQGSASMSLESTEDEQSNSGMPESQAGTRDQVTTDPSTEAAPAPDAIDTTPKVATDVKEAILLDFSSTPPEQSIHGQSPATTEVLTPSLEDLKGLDFKQDLHPRFPTRRKVDFDMSLDKREPSTNERDIMPTKQHDNSEASEDLHRQINMLCELLQSTSLSGEHRESLKQCKTALEGKLQGAYDSTGKIIQTQEDPFLGKPVFETLEAAAGPDEQPQSTISGLGIQNVSMDSSTPKKAETIIEPDKQSTPSIGGQIMPTSVENARLAMASPSPSARLNVTAPPFVPKTPYRAQSNSFSSESNATCVPETPCPHRRVSMPEGHIFGDHLLPGRRRETISSGAEPLAAKQPPADVPEPRFKFSIPPKVSHKLTIKTPVREGFGKEETPRPTAPRLASGNIPKPATRPSPALQQSVHAPKAKPSPSALGGLESSRYASPSSNKPFR is encoded by the exons ATGACAAACATTCCTGGTTCAGCTGCTCAACGCATGGCCACCGCAAACCAGGGGATACTTGAGGATTGGGCAA ATGTCCACAAGACAATAGGTGATACCGAAGATCTGGAAAACCTCGACAGCCTCCTGGATGGACAAAGTCATCGACTTCAGCTGAGCGCCATGATTCGGGGAAGTGGGGGGCAAAATTACATAGGGGATCAAAGGCGCTCTGGTTCTGCTCCGGCTATCAGGTCATTGCATCCGGTCGGTCGTGGCGGCGGCGTGATAGGCACCCGAGGACGTGGAACAAGGCAGAGCTCTTTACC GCCGTCCAACTTTGCACCCAGAGGCCATGCTGCCCAGCCTCAGAAGCGGTCCCATAGAGATGCAGCTCTTGACGACAATGACTTCTACCGCACGGCTCGTGAAGGAAACGCTTTGAGGAAGGTAGAAGCCATGAGAGGACAAAACAGACGATCTT CTGTGCGAAGGCTTACGTCTTCTATGTCCAGGCCGAGAAGACCTGTGTCACA CATGCTAAGTCAGCCACAGAGTTTCCTTGCTGCCGCTCGCAGTCTGGTTAGCGCTAGAACTACGCCGGCTGCCCCTACTCCTGCCTCCCAAACATCTCGCGATGCTGGCATATCTGAGACCAGTCAAAAGCCTTCAGAGCCAATGGACACCACATATAGGTCTACTATTCAGGAGACGCAGCCGCATTCAAAACCTCAACTGGCGGAACCTTCCAAGCCTCTTCCCCGTCCAGTAGTTCAGCTACCGGCAAAACCCCCTCCGAGCACGGCTTTGCAGCGAGAGAGTGCAACCAAGACGAACGAGCCGCTTCCAGTCTTGCCATCTCCAGCCGTACTCGATACCGCCAGTCAGGATCAAGGGTCTGCCTCTATGAGCTTGGAGTCGACGGAGGATGAACAATCTAATTCTGGAATGCCTGAAAGCCAAGCTGGAACACGAGATCAAGTTACCACTGACCCCTCTACAGAGGCAGCCCCTGCACCGGATGCTATAGATACCACTCCAAAGGTAGCAACTGATGTCAAAGAAGCCATCCTGCTTGACTTTAGCTCCACACCACCGGAGCAAAGCATCCATGGCCAAAGTCCTGCTACTACGGAGGTGCTAACCCCTTCTCTTGAAGACCTGAAAGGCCTTGACTTTAAACAGGATCTTCACCCTAGGTTTCCTACTAGAAGAAAAGTTGACTTTGACATGTCTTTGGACAAAAGGGAACCATCCACCAATGAGCGGGATATCATGCCTACCAAACAACATGACAATTCCGAAGCCAGCGAGGATCTGCATCGGCAGATTAATATGCTGTGCGAGCTTTTGCAGTCGACTTCTCTTTCGGGTGAGCACCGTGAAAGCCTGAAGCAATGCAAGACAGCACTCGAAGGGAAGTTGCAAGGCGCTTATGACTCCACAGGTAAAATAATTCAAACACAAGAAGACCCTTTCCTTGGAAAGCCGGTTTTTGAAACTCTTGAAGCGGCAGCTGGGCCAGATGAACAACCTCAATCGACCATCAGTGGTCTAGGTATACAGAATGTATCCATGGACAGCTCCACCCCAAAGAAAGCTGAGACGATAATCGAACCAGACAAGCAATCGACCCCCAGCATCGGTGGACAGATCATGCCTACATCAGTCGAGAATGCCCGACTAGCGATGGCAAGTCCAAGCCCGTCCGCCCGACTAAACGTGACCGCGCCGCCATTCGTCCCAAAGACACCCTACCGCGCCCAGTCGAATAGTTTCTCAAGCGAGTCGAATGCGACATGCGTTCCTGAAACTCCTTGCCCGCATCGTCGCGTGAGCATGCCAGAAGGACACATATTTGGGGATCACCTACTGCCAGGTAGGCGTAGAGAGACCATATCCTCTGGAGCCGAGCCGCTTGCGGCGAAGCAGCCACCAGCCGATG TTCCTGAACCCCGTTTCAAGTTCTCGATTCCACCGAAAGTCTCACACAAATTGACCATCAAGACACCTGTCAGGGAAGGATTTGGCAAAGAGGAGACCCCCAGACCAACTGCGCCACGGCTTGCATCAGGGAACATTCCCAAGCCGGCCACCAGACCTTCACCTGCTCTGCAGCAGTCTGTCCACGCCCCGAAGGCTAagccctccccctccgccctGGGCGGTCTTGAGAGCTCTAGATATGCGTCGCCCTCGAGCAACAAGCCTTTTCGATAA